Proteins encoded in a region of the Nitrospira sp. genome:
- a CDS encoding IS1595 family transposase: MHRSHVPIQAWFWAAYLVATHTPGISAVQLQRQLGIGGYQHAWHLLHRLRKGMVNDNRTKLSGLVAVDETHIGGSVKGKKGRGVAAGAQKSLVAGAVEVLVYTDVQGKRRERAGRLRLAPSADASGMALGRF; encoded by the coding sequence ATGCATCGTTCGCACGTCCCGATCCAAGCGTGGTTCTGGGCAGCCTACTTGGTTGCGACTCACACTCCTGGAATCAGCGCCGTGCAACTACAGCGACAGCTTGGGATTGGCGGGTATCAGCACGCCTGGCACCTGCTCCATCGGCTGCGCAAGGGGATGGTCAATGACAACCGCACAAAACTCTCGGGGCTTGTGGCGGTGGATGAAACACACATCGGAGGATCGGTAAAAGGCAAGAAGGGCCGTGGCGTTGCCGCAGGAGCGCAGAAGAGCCTGGTGGCCGGTGCGGTGGAAGTGCTGGTCTACACCGATGTCCAGGGCAAGCGCCGAGAACGCGCAGGCCGGCTCCGGCTTGCGCCGAGTGCCGATGCCAGCGGGATGGCGCTGGGGCGTTTCTGA